In Arcobacter ellisii, a genomic segment contains:
- the tuf gene encoding elongation factor Tu, with the protein MAKEKFSRNKPHVNIGTIGHVDHGKTTLTAAISAVLAVKYGGEMKDYDQIDNAPEERERGITIATSHIEYETDKRHYAHVDCPGHADYVKNMITGAAQMDGAILVIAATDGPMAQTREHILLSKQVGVPYIVVFMNKEDQLDPQDRDEMLELVEMEIRELLSTYDFPGDDTPIIAGSAFQALEEAKAGSVGVWGEKVVALMEAVDTYIPTPERDVDQDFLMPVEDVFSISGRGTVVTGRIEKGTIKVGETIEIVGFSDTKTTTVTGVEMFRKEMEQGQAGDNCGILLRGIKKEEVERGQVLCKPKTITPHTKFRCEVYILSKEEGGRHTPFFSGYRPQFYVRTTDVTGSCTLPEGVEMVMPGDNVEMTVELVAPIALDKGTKFAIREGGRTVGAGVVAEIIE; encoded by the coding sequence ATGGCAAAAGAAAAATTTTCAAGAAATAAGCCACACGTTAACATCGGTACAATTGGACACGTTGACCACGGTAAAACTACTTTAACAGCTGCTATTTCTGCTGTTCTTGCAGTTAAATATGGTGGAGAGATGAAAGATTATGATCAAATCGACAATGCTCCAGAAGAAAGAGAAAGAGGAATTACTATTGCTACTTCTCACATTGAGTATGAAACAGATAAAAGACACTATGCTCACGTTGATTGTCCAGGACACGCGGACTACGTTAAAAACATGATTACTGGTGCTGCTCAAATGGACGGAGCAATCTTAGTTATTGCTGCAACAGATGGACCAATGGCACAAACAAGAGAGCACATCTTATTATCTAAACAAGTTGGGGTTCCATATATCGTTGTATTTATGAACAAAGAAGATCAACTTGACCCTCAAGATAGAGATGAAATGTTAGAATTAGTTGAAATGGAAATTAGAGAATTATTATCTACTTACGATTTCCCAGGTGATGACACTCCAATTATTGCAGGTTCTGCATTCCAAGCATTAGAAGAAGCTAAAGCAGGTTCTGTAGGTGTATGGGGAGAAAAAGTTGTTGCTTTAATGGAAGCAGTAGATACTTATATTCCAACTCCAGAAAGAGATGTTGACCAAGATTTCTTAATGCCAGTTGAAGACGTATTCTCTATCTCAGGAAGAGGAACTGTTGTTACTGGAAGAATTGAAAAAGGAACAATCAAAGTAGGTGAAACTATTGAGATCGTTGGATTCTCTGATACTAAAACAACTACTGTAACAGGTGTTGAAATGTTCAGAAAAGAAATGGAACAAGGTCAAGCTGGTGATAACTGCGGTATTCTTTTAAGAGGTATCAAAAAAGAAGAAGTAGAAAGAGGACAAGTTTTATGTAAACCTAAAACAATTACTCCACATACTAAATTCAGATGCGAAGTGTATATCCTTTCTAAAGAGGAAGGTGGAAGACATACTCCATTCTTCTCAGGATATAGACCACAATTCTATGTAAGAACAACAGACGTTACAGGTTCTTGTACTTTACCAGAGGGTGTAGAAATGGTTATGCCTGGTGATAACGTAGAAATGACAGTTGAATTAGTTGCTCCAATTGCTCTAGACAAAGGTACAAAGTTTGCTATTAGAGAAGGTGGTAGAACTGTAGGTGCTGGAGTTGTTGCTGAAATCATTGAATAA